The nucleotide sequence catgactaggaagcttaaccatctttgattaacgtgctagtgaagtagaggcaaactagtgacactatgtttgtctatgtattcacacatgtactaagtttccggttaatacaattctagcatgaattataaacatttatcatgatataaggaaatataaataacaacttattattgcctccaggacatatttccttcacattctcCTCCGACTTGGTTGTCAAACGCTTCAATGGCGCGACGCGTGGGTAGTTCGGGCAGCTGGTCATCGCCACTGCACCATACCACGGCCATGAGGGGCGAGAGGCTGAACTGGACATCGACATCTCTCATTTTTGGCTGGCCGCTGGTGTTGTCACGCTTcgttgccggagaagaaaaagaattgggggggggggggggggggggggggactggaGGCAATGGGGGCGACGGGCTGGCACGGGCGCGGCGATGGCTCggtctcatgtgatatgtggtggCTCCCGCGGTCAGTGGATAGCTTGTGGTTCCAGCGCTGATGTGGATAAGTTGTGGGTCCCACGGTCAGTGGACAAGTTGATCAGTCcagcgctgacgtggataagttgtGGGCCCTGCTAACTCCCATAATCCAAATGGATAACGATCTGTCTTGTGCTTAAGGCCCGTGTTGCGTGCCGGCTATTATTGCCATGTAAAACGTTGCACCCAAGCTATTTTCATCAACTACGTTGCATCCTTTCTAATTCACGTAAAAaacgtcgcacaggagctattcACATGTTATATATTCACGCTCACTTCCTCTATTTTGTTGGCATGCACTGGTTTCCGCTTAATTCACCTGCACGTATTGATCCCAGCAACAAAATCAGACACTTAATTCAGGTATCGAATATTATAATTGCATGCATATTCGACAAAAGATCTAATTTTAGATTAAAAATTGCCTGCTCGGCGCTTCGGTCAAATACCACATGTTTTTAACTTAATCTCTACTTATAGCAAATTAAGCAGCAATCCAGGAGATAGTGCTACAGGTGCGAATGAAATGTCAATTACTATTTGTTCAACAGAACATCAAAGATTCAGCTAGCACACCAAGTGTTAAAAGAAGTCTAAAACTAAGAATGAAACACAGAGGCAACATTCTGCACCGCAAGACCAAATCATGCTGCACATGGCAGTTATATCCTATTTAGCAGGGCAACGCTTGCAACATTTGTTCTTTGCCTTGACGCTGCGCCAGGATCAATTTCGTAGCCAATGCACAGGTGCACGTAATAAATAAATTAACTTGCATCTTCAATAAGTCTACCACACTCAGATCTTAAGATTTCTGTAGCTGTTCCTAATAGTACCGACTCATAGCAACTGACCCAAAGATAATTGACACAACTATTGGTCCCCATAAATGGTAAGCAATTTTTGATATAGCTCTTCTCAGTTTATTCCGCTTGATTCCACCGCGCGCCAAGCGAGACATGAACAAGGCTGGCCAATCCACCTCAAATGGGACAGCCATCGTGACAATGCCGCAAAACCAGTCGGTGACATTGTCCATCGCCCCAGTTTGGAGATGTACAATGTGCACGCAATCTTGATTGTCCTTGACAAGCAGTTTACCGCTTATCTCGCTCACGCACACACATTGCACCAGGTTGACCGCACTGTGCTTGGGTTGTTTTAGCTCAATCATCTTGGTGTAATGCCAGCAGTCTGCCGTGGCATCTTCACTCTTGTTGTCACCTTGATGTGTCCAGATCTCCAGCCCGGTGCAGTCCGTATATAAACCAAGCAACGATAGCTTCCCGTCACTGGTGACATTAAGCAGGGCACTGGAAAACTTGAGGCCGAGGTGGTTCGGTGTGACTGGTAGCTTAGTTAAAGACATCCGCGTGGTCTTAGCACACACATTGAGTGTGTAGAAGTTTGACATGTACCCAAAGAGCCAGTGTGCCATGCCTCGGCACACGACAATGTTGACCTGCTGTGGCACCACATGTCCGGCATAATCCACAGGTTTAAACCAGTTTATAGGCGTTCTCCAGCTCGACTCATTGGACGCGAACACGTGAAAATTGTACTGTGTGTCGAAGCTGATGATGAACACTTTGAAGGACGAGTAGACTGacggcgccgcccctcgccgttTGGCCCGGCAACAATCCGCACGGGTTACAATGGTACATCCATTTATTCGAGAAGACGTATTGTCGAATTTCAACGGAGGCAGCCGGCGACTTGTGCCGGCGATTGGATCGCACACTGTCAGGATCACGCTGTTGGGGGCGTCGAGTGAGACGGCGCACACAACAACAAGGCCACGGCGCGAGGTGAGCACCACTGCCTGGTTGCCCTGAGGCTGATCAGGGATGGCGAGGAAGCGCTGGCGCTCTCCGAGGGGGGACCATGGCACCGGGGTGAAGGACGGCATGGGCGTAGCCGTAGAGCTCCCTTCTGTTGGTTCTTGACGGGGCTGTTGCACCGCAAAGAAGCCGAGTAGGGAGGACTGGTGGCTCACGCTCTCCGGCCAGCGGCGGCGGAGAAAAGACGGCTCGGCGATGAGGAGGTGGCATCGTTTGCACGTCGCGGCGCAGCGGAAGAGGGCTGCCACATCCCTCACGCGCAACAGGatctccaccaccacgtcgtcgggAAGCGTCTCCATCGatcctcctcctagggccggcgcgcGGTGCACTTGCGAGCGAGAGATCGACGTGCGATCGTGCGTTTCTTCCCGTATTCTTTTATCTAGACCTTTTTCCAGAGATTTGATCCTTCCCGTATTCTTTTCCAATGAGGTATCGTGGTACAACTTTCTTTCTCGAGACTTGTGGAGAGTACCCAGAGTGACGTGCGAGATACAGTGGTATTTTTTTTTTAtaattggtactccctccgtttcaaaatagataatccaactttatactaaagtctATTTGGATTCAGATATTTGTTTTCTGTTGAGTTTGGTTTCTGAGAGAGTGAATTCCGGTTTTTACCCCCTATTTTGACATTTTTGACACTAATTACTCCATTTAGCGAGATTTCATTTGTTTTACCTCATTTAACAAAAACGTTGCCACAATTTACCCTGTTTAAAATTTTGTGAGCATTCTGACCGGTCGGTCACAATTTTTAGGTCGTCCAGCTGGCAATGCCACATCAGTGGTTATTCCTGACTATTTTTCTTATTGATGAACCAACTTCTTCCGACCGGCTCAGCCCCATGGCGGTCGCTCACGTCACGTCGAACGCACAACGCCCAAGTCGGCCGCATGCCACGCTCGCCTCTCATGGCTTCTCGTTTGCATTGCTCGCCCCCAATCAAACATGCAAACTGATTTCAGTATAAGAACATCAAATTCCTATAGCTGCATCATCTGTTAACTCAACCATGTAGTTCCCGTTGGCCACCTTCTTTTGATAATAAACGTTGTCCAAAGGGTTGGAAACTAATTCCTTGATCTTCTCCTTTATATGAAAATAACTAATGAAATCCCTCTCAATCATCTCTGGCTCTGGATTCTTGTATCCACGAACATGTAAAACATGCCTAGCACTGCACATCTTGGTTGCCATCCACTTTggcaagaaaaataaaaatgagttAGTGGCTGCAATCATAATAAATCATAATATACTCTAATAAGGTAAATAAACATGTTTCAGCATGCATCATAAGATACAAAGATCCAAATTTCCTTTACAGCTAGCAAGTAGCAACAGATGGTATCACGTGTACATATATTAACACTCTTCCGCTCAATATATTTGCTACCTAGATATTCAGATATGTAGGTGTATCCGAGTTAGTAAAGTAGTATATTTACACCACTTTAATCTAATGCATAGAACCATGCATACTTCAGATATTTAGGCCGTATATAATAACTGAAGAAACATATACATGATTTTAAATTATATCAGTAACAATTTCTCCTATAATTTATTAAATGGCAATATGCCATGCTGATCAAGTATAATCGTCCCATCAGAATACTTCAAACCAGAAACGAGTTGAGTAGGGAGAAAAATAGGCAGGAAAAAACTGTCAACGTGGCAAGCTAGCCGGTCAAAACGCACATAAAAATTAAAACAAGGTAAATTGTGGCAACACTTTTGCTAAATGGGGTAAAACATATGAAATCCCGCTAAATGAGGTAGTTGGTGTCAAAAATGTCAAAACAGGGGGTAAATACCAGAATTCACTCTTTCTGAGATGTGCGTGGATAAGCAGCCTAAACCCAT is from Triticum aestivum cultivar Chinese Spring chromosome 1B, IWGSC CS RefSeq v2.1, whole genome shotgun sequence and encodes:
- the LOC123097020 gene encoding uncharacterized protein, with the protein product METLPDDVVVEILLRVRDVAALFRCAATCKRCHLLIAEPSFLRRRWPESVSHQSSLLGFFAVQQPRQEPTEGSSTATPMPSFTPVPWSPLGERQRFLAIPDQPQGNQAVVLTSRRGLVVVCAVSLDAPNSVILTVCDPIAGTSRRLPPLKFDNTSSRINGCTIVTRADCCRAKRRGAAPSVYSSFKVFIISFDTQYNFHVFASNESSWRTPINWFKPVDYAGHVVPQQVNIVVCRGMAHWLFGYMSNFYTLNVCAKTTRMSLTKLPVTPNHLGLKFSSALLNVTSDGKLSLLGLYTDCTGLEIWTHQGDNKSEDATADCWHYTKMIELKQPKHSAVNLVQCVCVSEISGKLLVKDNQDCVHIVHLQTGAMDNVTDWFCGIVTMAVPFEVDWPALFMSRLARGGIKRNKLRRAISKIAYHLWGPIVVSIIFGSVAMSRYY